One window of the Peromyscus maniculatus bairdii isolate BWxNUB_F1_BW_parent chromosome 18, HU_Pman_BW_mat_3.1, whole genome shotgun sequence genome contains the following:
- the LOC102918453 gene encoding olfactory receptor 9S13-like, with the protein MKSEQKRNYSEVTEFILLGFRAPPKFQVFLFLVFLMIYMVTVVGNVSMIIVIKMDSRLQTPMYFFLRNLSYLDLCYSTVIAPKILANFLTSEKKISYNGCAAQFFFFALFVTTECFLLAVMAFDRFSAICSPLHYPVHMSQKVCVRLVTGSYICGCINSIVQTGFTFSLHFCGENRLDHFFCDVPALIKISCVDTFVNEIVLFILSALITISTTTIILVSYGYILSTVLKIPSTHGRSKTFSTCGSHIAVVSLFYGTVFFTYAQPGSISSPEKSKIVSVFYTLIIPMLNPLIYSLRNKDVKDAVKNILGGKCSQ; encoded by the coding sequence ATGAAGAGTGAGCAGAAGAGAAATTACTCAGAGGTAACAGAGTTCATCCTGTTGGGATTTAGAGCCCCTCCCAAGTTTCAAGTGTTCTTATTCTTAGTGTTCCTGATGATCTACATGGTCACCGTGGTAGGGAATGTAAGCATGATAATTGTCATTAAGATGGACTCCAGACTCCAAACACCTATGTATTTCTTCCTTAGAAACTTGTCTTATTTAGATCTCTGCTATTCCACAGTCATTGCTCCCAAAATCTTAGCCAACTTCTTGAcaagtgaaaagaaaatttccTACAATGGTTGTGCAGCccaatttttcttctttgctttgtttgttaCAACTGAATGCTTCCTTCTTGCTGTCATGGCATTTGATCGATTCTCAGCCATTTGCTCCCCTCTCCATTACCCTGTGCACATGTCCCAAAAGGTATGTGTTCGGTTGGTAACTGGCTCCTACATCTGTGGATGCATCAACTCCATAGTACAAACAGGTTTCACTTTTAGCTTGCATTTCTGTGGAGAAAACAGGCTGGACCACTTTTTCTGTGATGTCCCAGCTCTGATTAAGATCTCATGTGTTGACACCTTTGTGAATGAGATTGTactgttcattctctctgctctcatCACCATCTCCACCACAACAATAATTCTGGTCTCCTATGGGTACATCCTTTCCACTGTCCTGAAGATCCCCTCCACCCATGGAAGGAGTAAGACCTTCTCCACTTGTGGTTCTCATATAGCAGTGGTGAGTTTATTCTATGGAACTGTGTTCTTCACATATGCCCAGCCTGGATCCATCTCCTcaccagagaaaagcaaaattGTATCTGTATTCTACACACTTATAATACCCATGCTGAACCCTTTAATATATAGTCTAAGAAACAAAGATGTGAAAGATGCTGTAAAAAATATATTAGGTGGGAAATGTTCTCAGTAA
- the LOC102924614 gene encoding olfactory receptor 9S13-like, with product MKSEQKRNYSEVTEFILLGFRAPPKFQVFLFLVFLMIYMVTMVGNVSMIIVIKMDSRLQTPMYFFLRNLSYLDLCYSTVIAPKTLANFLTSEKKISYNGCAAQFFFFALFVTTEGFLLAVMAFDRFSAICSPLHYPVHMSQKVCVRLVTGSYICGCINSIVQTGFTFSLRFCGENRLDHFFCDVPALIKISCVDTFVNEIVLFILSALIIISTTTIILVSYGYILSTVLKIPSTHGRSKTFSTCGSHIAVVSLFYGTVFFMYAQPGSISSPEKSKIVAVFYTLIIPMLNPLIYSLRNKDVKDAVKKILGGKNFE from the coding sequence ATGAAGAGTGAGCAGAAGAGAAATTACTCAGAGGTAACAGAGTTCATCCTGTTGGGATTTAGAGCCCCTCCCAAGTTTCAAGTGTTCTTATTCTTAGTGTTCCTGATGATCTACATGGTCACCATGGTAGGGAATGTCAGCATGATAATTGTCATTAAGATGGACTCCAGACTCCAAACACCTATGTATTTCTTCCTTAGAAACTTGTCTTATTTAGATCTCTGCTATTCCACAGTCATTGCTCCCAAAACCTTAGCTAACTTCTTGAcaagtgaaaagaaaatttccTACAATGGTTGTGCAGCCCAATTcttcttctttgctttgtttgttaCAACTGAAGGCTTCCTTCTTGCTGTCATGGCATTTGATCGATTCTCAGCCATTTGCTCCCCTCTCCATTACCCTGTGCACATGTCCCAAAAGGTATGTGTTCGGTTGGTAACTGGCTCCTACATCTGTGGATGCATCAACTCCATAGTACAAACAGGTTTCACTTTTAGCTTGCGTTTCTGTGGAGAAAATAGGCTGGACCACTTTTTCTGTGATGTCCCAGCTCTGATTAAGATCTCATGTGTTGACACCTTTGTGAATGAGATTGTactgttcattctctctgctctcatCATCATCTCCACCACAACCATCATTCTGGTCTCCTATGGGTACATCCTTTCCACTGTCCTGAAGATCCCCTCCACCCATGGCAGGAGTAAGACCTTCTCCACTTGTGGTTCTCATATAGCAGTGGTGAGTTTATTCTATGGAACTGTGTTCTTCATGTATGCCCAGCCTGGATCCATCTCCTCACCAGAGAAAAGCAAGATTGTAGCTGTGTTTTATACACTTATAATACCCATGCTGAACCCTTTAATATATAGTCTAAGAAACAAAGATGTGAAAGATGCTGTGAAAAAAATATTAGGTGGAAAAAATTTTGAGTGA